CCTCACCTCTCGGCTTGGGCGATTGGTCGGAGGGGAGGGCGACATCATcagggacagaagaagaagaaggaggaggaggaggaggacccgCAACCACAGCTATGCACAGAGGACAGATGTGTGACAaagaagagagtgtgtgtggaagtgGAATGATAAGAACAGAGTGCGTAGGAGCGAGGGAAGAAGTCGACGGAAGAAAGTCGTCGTCGTGTTGGTGAGGGCAAGCAGaccaaaagaaaagggagagagaagatatAAGTgtgtaagaaacaaaacaaaacgattCACCGAGCGCAGAGGACACATGCAAAGGAAGGTAAACGtcagagacaggaagcagcCGAGTTCTCCGTCACACACCAACATCAAAGCATCTTAAAAACTGATCAGTCGACCCTGCGGATGAGAATGAAAGGGAACAATTCTCCGTCGGATCCCGTCTACCTTTCCTCACGACCTGAACGCCGGGTTGCTCCGCGTCCAAGggcgccgcctcctcctcggcgTCGGCCTCCCAGTCGTTGGTGCCGAAGCTGAGGACCGTCTCCATGGACTCCGGCCGCTGCCTGTCCGTGAGCGAGCTCCCTTCGTTGGCCGTCTCGTTGGTGGGCGTGTCGTCGGAGTCGTGGCTCCAGCCGTCCTCCTCGAAGTCTCGCAGGATGAGCCGCCGCAGCGTTTCGACTGTGGAGGCCGGGAAACAACATGAAGGCGTGATGTGGGATCGACCGTCGGTGCAGTTATGCTTCAATATAAAGATGAAATCACGCCAAACGTCCTGTGAGATTCGCGGCTGCGCTCTCCGCTTTCTTGTTCTCACCGTCTTGTAACGCGGCCTCAGCCACGCAGACCGCTTGTCTTTCGCCGCAGACTAAAGCTCCAGATTGGTCAGCGGACGCGCTGTCAGAGAGCCCCGTGTCGTTGCTGGAGGAATGAGCCTCCGTGGAGTCCGACTGCTCCGCCATCGAGGTGTCTGGAGAATTTAACAGGGCGGAAAAATTGATTCTTAAAAAATTTGATGGGTGATTATTTTCCCCcacaaacatttgcagacaGTTTAGATATTGAaggaaaaatattatatttgtgtttttttacctgTATAGACGTTGCTGCCAGTTGAGACTGGGGATGAACTGCGTACACTGGGGGAACTACAGAGAGTACGCACAAAGCAATCACGTCATGAGatcctttgtctgtttttaaaaggtaaTTCAACCTTGCAAATAATTCccaatacatatttttattcgTGTACGTCTCGATGTACTCACGGTATGGGGTTGGATCCGTGATTGGTCAGCGGTGATGAGCCGTCGGCTGACGGGACGGTCTTTTCAAGTAAATCTTTCCatctgtaaaaggaaaaaaaacaacacatttttgcaaatgtacagcaatacaaaaaaaggaaatgttcctGAGGTGAAACATTGGCAACAGAAAAAGAGCTCACGTGTTTTTCTCCGATGACGTCCCCGCCACCAGTTCGTAGATCTGCCACTCTGCGGTGCTGATGACGTACAGCGCTTTGTTGTCTGGGGGAGAAAGGAGGACACGTGGACAATTGGAACGGGGACGCAAGGAATTGTCTGACCTTGACTCGGATATCTCGAGAACCGTTCACCTTTAACGGTTTCACGTGTGCAGTGTGGAGTTCGGTCACTGCGATACGTTCAACATGAATAAACTTTGAGTAAACAGGGGAGTGGGGTAATGTGACTTAACAGGCGGTCTGCGGGAACCGCGGTGAACTTCTACTCCCGCTGTGTGACTCCATCCACAACAGATAACTACAACGTGCCTATTTGGAAATTGGGGTACCAGAACAAAAGACCACCTTTCTGAATAACGGACTGTAGATGTACCTGTGGCTACCGAGCGGACCAGCAGTGAGTCCAGCTTCACCACCGGGCTGAAGGAGGTCTTGCTGTCGCCGCTTCCCCCTCCGCCCCCGCCCAGCCAGCGGGACGGGTACCGCAGCTGCAGCCGGTCGTCCGGGCCCCTCTGGAGGAGGACCAGGCAGTCCGACAGCAGCAGCGCCTGGATCTCTGATGGGGGGGGGAACGAGAGGGCGCGTGAGCACAGGGTCACGAGACAACAAAGGGATGGAACGtattcgacacacacacacacgcaaagataCTGACCGATCTGCTTGTCTTTGCTCACTTTCCAGGTGAGAGGACCTTCATGGATCATTCTCTTTGTGGTCAGGTCCAGACTCTGGGGgaaggaaaagtaaaacaacacattagatatttaaaaaaagacggaggaacaaaaagaaatagaagaaCTGTTCCGTCACCTTGAATTGAGGGGCGGCGTCCAGCCTGCGCTGGTACTGGCTGAGGCGTTGCCGCTGCTCCGTTTCCCCGACGACCTCGTTGACAACTTGCAGGATCCCCCGGCAACAGACCTGGGCACGCTGTAGCGAGGGGAGGTCCGACGAACCGGctaaaggaaagagaggaataTGTctaaaagaagagaagaggaaacaaccATCTGACGTTAAGTACAAAAAACACtcctcaccctctgtgtgtttgatgatgttGTCCAGCAGCAGAGGATACTTGGTGAGTCTCTGCATCTCGGACACCATCAGGTCTTTGAGCTGCAACCGCCGACAGTGTGGACTCGCCTCACACTCCTGAAGAGAAGCCAAGCACGCCAGCGGTAAAGAATCATAGACTTACAGATAGATGAAGATAGTTTGGCTACGACACAACTACTCAGATTGttatgttcgtgtgtgtgtgtgtggacctggATAATGTGAGCGAAGCGGGGGTCTTTGCGTTTCTTGTTCTTGATGAGCTCCACGGCTTGAGACTGCTGACTGCACAGCTGGGACGCCTGCTCCTGAAACTCGTCTCCGGCTGCACCTTCAAACTAGAAATGCGCACACCAAACACTGAAAACGCTGCACATGGAAGTGCACACCTCGCGTGACAATAGAAAAGAAGCCAATGTGATTGACTCGTGAGCTCACCCTGGCCAGCATGACGTCCCCGATGTCCTGAACGATGGGAGTTTCTCTTCGCCTCTTCATCGCCTCGCACAGACTAGCTGCAAAGAGGTGATACAGGGGCAACGTTAAAGAAGCTTAATCTCAATCCTGAGTAAATATGTcctctgctaaatgaatgttcAAACTAGGTTTGCCACGGTAGTCTGTGTTACGAGGTGTTCAGGCTCATGCCGATTACATAACTTACCCACTGGCCCCACCGTCTGTTTAATTTTCCTGCATCTGTGGTAGTGTCCCACATTCATCATAACGAATCTCTAATTTGTAATAATTTGCTCGTGTATAAAAGTTAGTCTGAGCTGCAGTTATTAACTGATCGTGCGTAGGAAGTCGACACAAAGACGCGAGCGAAGCGAAATTCGTGCCCATACACTTCGCTCGCTCATGTAGAAATATTCGCGCCATGCGATGTCACAAAAGCCAACAGCTGTGAGATTCACCAGACGTCACTGACGTCAGCATCAGACAGAGAGCGGGCGGATATTGGTGTAAAAGATTATTAAGTACATACGTCTTCTCCTGTTCAATGTGCGGTGTAAACAGTTTTGTCACCGGTTTTATTACCCGGTTAGCGTTTTATTACACTGTGGCATCTCTAGTTCAGAGAGACAGTTATCATAAATTGTTCTTTCATGTACCACAGATTCTGCTTAAAAACAAACGGTGAAGGAGAAAACTACATCATTGTAGGATCGTTGTGTGACACCATGTGACTCTTTGGCTCCGAACGAAGACCCAGAGTACATATTGACAGCAGGCTGAGATTACACTTTATGACCTTTGCTTTGTATTTGCTCCACTTATTGTTATTTACCTAGCAACACAAAAAGCTCATATTGATCCACAGTCAAAAAGGTGCCAGATTTGTTCGCCAGATTATGTTTCTTTTCGTAATCGACGAATTGGGATTgtgaaattttcattttttattaatttctttactgcatatgacacagacacacactgaccatgGAGTTCGTAAACCTGGGGCAGGTTGGGGAAGATGCAGGCCAGCTCATCCGAATTCAGCACAGACCTCATCTTCTGGAAAAAGACCTGGTCCAGGACACGCAGGGTCCGCAGGTGGGACGCCTCGGTGGTGAACAGCTCTGAGGAGGATTGAGAGGATTTGTGatatagacattttttaatcaagattTGTGCTTAAATGATAGTTCCGTTTATCCGCGTGTCGTACCATATATGACAGCCTGTCTGTCCACCTCCCTCGGGCTGAGCGTGGCGAGGAGCTGAGGAGACACCGTGTCCTGCCAGTTCTGACCGTCACTCACATCGTCCTCCAGCGCCGCCGCGTCCGGCAGCAGGGCCAGCGTAGAGTCCACGCTCCTACACGATCACAGACAAAAGAGCACGAACAgacagtgaaagaaagagagacaaaccGTTATCTACCTGCACTCACTCATCTCAGGTTATACAAAACTAAACACCTCTTTTGTTGTTCACACTTCAAGAGTTGTGCACGTGGGAAAGAGGTCAATCATGTTTAATCCCCATTTCCAATCAGAAAATGACTTAATAACCGATCATCAATCATCTACGGGGCAACGTTGACACTCACCTGCGTCTAGACCGAGGGGTGTATGGGGGTGTAGGGTTCTCTAGAGACctgagagtggagagagagatgtcatgAGGTGAACCTACAAATTTCAGGGGCAACGCTGGTGGAGAGTCTGTTGTCAGGGATGTAGATGTGTTACTAAGGGGGAGCTCGAGGACACTAAATTAGAATAATCCGTGTGCAAATGTCAGCAGCACCATCTCCAGTCCTGCTCCGGGGGAATCTTTACCGTGCAGAGCTGCTGGACGCCGAAGACGAGGCGCTGTGCTGCAGCGGCCTGAGGCCCGGCCCCTCCCGCTCCTCCCCACAGTCCTCCATGTCCACGTCGCTGCGTGAGCGGGGCACAGACTCCGTTCCCGAGGCCGCCGCGCCCCGCCGACGCCCTTCCCCCTGGGCCTTCAGCGACTCGCTGCGTGCCAGACGCACCGACACCGTCGGGCTGCTGGACAGGGGGCGAGAAGACGACAAGGGGAGCGAAACCGAGACGTTAGGTTATGTAACGCTTTCATAACTAACCAGGGGGGCCATGGGCTGATGGTgagtttatacatatatattatacattaatGCCTATTTCACACTACATGATTTTCCTCACTTCCACAaatttagaataatacaaactcttaacagaaaactttgttgaaatgcctgaATTCACAGAAACGTTCAACATGACCTCAACACAGGGAGCTTTGTTTTTTGGGAGACCGGACAAACTAGTCGGGATGAAAGACTTTGTCTTCCAGAGTCCCGGGCGATCAGGCGACTTTGATAAGTCGTGTGGTGTGAAGTTGGCGTGCGAAGCCCTGTTGGCGCTACCTGTCCATGCTGTCTTCTCCCAGGCTGCTGGACGATAGCCTCTGGGGGTCGGCGGCGGCGtcgcctccctcctctcccgtcGTCTCCGTGTGGTTCTCAAACTGCTGAATCATGTTCCTCACACTGCCCGGAcggactgcacacacacgcacgggtATCACTCAGTTAAATAGGTTGTGtataaaatgaggaaaatgcACTCGAGTCAGGTATTGTTTGATGAAATgcaaaaggggaaagaaaagcacaaaaacaaacggGGCAGTGTACCTTCGTTGGGTGACAACGGGACATGGAATGCTACGGAGCCAAAAATGAAaccgaaaaaaaaagagacaatgaaaTCAGGACAACACAAGACACAATGGAAATTCCataaaatcaatgaatgaaCCTGCAATAGCGATAAAAGGGCAAACAGAGGACAAGAAGAAATCAATGATGTCAGACAAGTACGATCAATgcctgcagcgtgtgtgtgtgtgggtgctcCTAATGTAGGGTGCCACCGGGCCAATACTGTCAGCTGATATTGACCTTTGAGAgagatttgcattttaaatgctAATAACGAAACTCGTGAGGCCGACACGACTCGTGAGATTTGAAGAATCCATACTTTTTAAAGGATCTCACATTATTCACATCTGTGCATTTAGCTCTtcacagcgagagagaaaaacatccatTAATGAAGAGAGCGGCAGGATGTCGGTTTTTCGTTTCCTTGCCCACCTTAATGCAtgaatacgtgtgtgtgtgtgtgtgtgtgtatttactggACTGGGATGTGGTCCGTGGTTTGCCGATGTACTTCAGGATGGGATTTCTCTTCTTgtcctctccatctttctccttcCTGGTGCCACTCAGCTGCGGGGAGAGGAACCAAAATGTCGAGTCACAGAATCGACGTACGAAGCCTCATTCTTATTTACCGACATCTCttcaatattattatattattattatatgagaTACGGCGGTGGATGTTTCGAATTTAAACGGCATAGAGAAAAGTGGTTTTCGTTaccatttaaatgaaaacacgcACAGATGGTTTAAGCGTCTACAATGTCAAATCTTTTGCTCCCatagagggattttttttttaatctttcttgttatttgttttttgggggtttttttgaagGCAGTTGCCGCTCTTACCTTCTTCGTCTTCAAGAACGCGAGccacttctccttctctgtgctCAGACCGGGGAAAACCTTGGAGTCTCTCAGCTTGATGCCGGAGTGGCGCAGGTAGAGGAGGACCGCCGACGCCAGAGGAGAACTGCGGGAGACGAGCAAAAGGGggtggagacggagagagagagagagaaaaagaagagacggAACAAACGAATATGGTGGGTGGTGGcatggagacgaggaggtggagaggaaaagATGGGTAAGCAAATCACTGAGATAGGTGttgctgtaaaagaaaataagattgAACCTCTTACCTTCGGTCTTCTTCGTGCTTTGATCTGGTgcgaggacagagagagacaaacaaagttAAATCCACTTCATTCACAGATTGTACTGTCACAGTCATGTGTCGTGTGTGTATTAAAGTTACGGGCATAAAACGTCAGGTGGTTGCAGCTGCAGTAACGACCTTTGTGATGACGGCTCGGCCGAGCCTCTGTCTGTCGCTTCGTAATAACCCTCTTTTTATTGGGCTCCTGACAAGCTGGCCCCTGTTGCCAGGCGAACGTGCTTCAGCGGtgtcgtatgtgtgtgtgtgtgtgcgttaacATTCACTGCGTGATTAGAGCCGAACAAGCTGAAGTTGACCCGAGTGTATTTAGTCGGCGGGTGGATTTAGAATCTTTGCATTCAAgagttttggttttttcttttctctctgcgaCGTTGATTAAGCCGCTTCACCAGGAAATAAACCCGCGCCCTCgccatttactgtatttctcGTAAAAAACAGACTCACAATATCTCCCAGAGGGCGGTGACCTGTCTGTCCACCACCTGTCTCTCTTTGACCGGGTCCCCGTCCAGGTGCTGCAGGTCTCCTTCTCCAAACAGAGAGCCAAGACCCATCATCTGCTTGTTCCTGTgagacacagacaacaacaaaacaatgaccCTAAATGtgagataaaagataaaatgaccCTAAAAGtgtaaatgaatatgaaaatttCCAAAGTGAATGTACCTGTAGTCCTGTATCTGGTCCTGGATGTCGGGcagcacctgctgctgcagctcggaCAGAGGTCCTCTGATGTCCTCCTGGGCGTGTAGTCGACTCTCTGACGGGACGGCGGACAGAGAACACGAAGAGTCACTCTTGAGCCGACGtaacaaagaataataataatccaacgATAAAGCGAAGAATCTTTGTATGTCTGCAGTATGTTTTCCTTAAATTTTCCAgagggggctgtatgtgaaatgttttctggATATGGTCCTGCTGTCGTGAACGAGTCCGACTCGGACGAGCTCCTGTTGCGTTCGTCatgtgtgaacggcaaactacAGAAAATGTCCTGACCCAACTCTCCAGGACATTTTCCCGGAGTTCTTGCCTGAAAACAGCTTAGGGCCCCCGAACAAAGTGCAGTGGCGAATTTTGGTGCGATTTACCGATATCCGTGAGATACTCCTCTCGTACTTTGATTTTCAGAGGCTgtaagaaagaggaaagaagttGAAATGGCTTTCAGACACTGATATTGCATGATACTATGTGGTTTATGGTAACACACTGGTTACTTTCTGGTTTTTAAATAAGTCATATTACTTTCTTTCTGAGGATCAGGAGAAAGTTTTAACCGTTAAATGATCGATGTTACTGCAGCACTGAAACAGATCAGTAGCTGAGAACAGGAGAAGGTGAAGGACTGAGTCATGTCGGTACGTACTGCATCCGGGTCCAGGAAATGGGAGCAGATCTGGGGTGCAAGTGCGCGGGCGTCTTTCGTACTGGAGCCCAGGTAGGCCTCCACCGACAGGTAGAACAGCTGTTACAGACAAACGTGAGCAAGATAAACACAGGGCAATGTTTTGGTTAGCGGTCCGTTTCCAACCCGACAGGGAACCCGTTCCGTTCGGGGTTGTTTTGACGGAACCACTGTAATCCAAAAAAAGCATGGATCAACTTCTGGAGATAAGAAGACGTTGAAGACTGTCGACCACCGATATCGTCACGTTCGCACGGAAGAACCCACAACTTTTTCAGGTTCCGGACAAGTGgctggcaacccaccgtgacctCATCCGTTGgcttgtgagctgccattttgaagccgacatcgccatcttggtttttataaaaaacagaagcaaccATATATACGAAGGAGCGgcgggtctgactgagagctcgtccacttcACTCTCACCTACACCTacgacctgcacctattggacacTACTAGTCGTCAATCACACTGCATCCTCGCCCCAAAACCTACgatgctttatcgtctatttgactcaaaatgagaccatcatttaaaaaacaaacatcgtgctgtattgaagaagacttgaaactagagattgaaccataaactcctcagtaaAAATGTTTACGGACGTTATAAATCTTCTTTTTGCACTTAGTGGAgtccccctctgctggtcattccagagaaaacaggcttcaggcCCTTCAGCGTTGCCTTCACTTGCCGGACATGGTGACTACtgtacgtccatttttatatacagtctattgtGCAGATTATTTGGTCTAAACGGTTCAATGTTTGAACGGAGTCtgttccctgttggtggaaGAGTGTATTTGCATTTACAACAGATGACAATGTTGTCCAAAGAAGTAGCGGTTAGTCTGTCCCGAAGATCACAGGAACACAGGACAACACTTTGTTAGATCACGTTTGTTTAAATCTGGGAATAGAACCAAAGCTCGACTGACCAGGGGGTTGGGGTCCAGAAGCTGGGTGAAGACGTATCTCATGAACACCGTCATGTGCGCCGGCCGTGATTTCAACAGCTCGATGTCCTGGAATGGACCGTCCATCTGAGATCAcggcagagatttttttttaaataaaaaaaaaatatgaataattgtaTAGAAAGGGTTGAAAAGAAGTAGATCGTTGGGTCGATTTGTCTGCCGGATGCcggtcctcctcttcctcacctcattAAATGCATAGCCGTCATTatcttcgtcctcttcttcaGGGCCGATGATCTGGGCCTTTCCGccctttgaacacacacacacacacacacacagagatttcAAGACATGGAAAGGCACTTGGTAACACACCAACAGCAGCTGCTATTTTGACTCATATGGCTTTACATGTGATGCTTGACGCAAAAGAGTAAGAtgatgtgaaatatggattGAGGGGTTGAGCTGATACATCGTCTcgctgatgaagaggagagaactGAGCTACAACTATAAAGAGGCAAatcgttgttgttttatttgtccgGGAGATTGAGAATGACACGctgcaaaaactaaaaatatcaatCAACATTTTTGGCTGTTTTCAATATCAGGGGGGGTGGGCCTCTGCCAAACTCTGAATAACTAATTCGTTAAAGTgaaagggagtgtgtgtggccgggtgtgtgcgtctgtctcacCGAAtcagggagggtgtgtgtgtcggagttCTGCCGTCGGTGTAGGGGGGTGGTCCggaaggaggatgagggggaggagtgggGACTTTCAAAGgcctggggaggaggaggaggagggaggacgagggggatGGGATGAGTGGGACCAtcgcatacacaaacacacacacacacacaatctcgcCTTTTTGAAGCTGAGGCGAGATTTGCAGCCTACCTCCACGTCTCCTTCGCCCGAGTCCACTGAGAGTCGAcctgcaggaaaacacagagcaactttaaaaacactggTGCTACAATTTTGAGCCAAAAAAGCCACGTGTGATATTTACGTGCAGCTTTTTAAAAGATAAGGAGAAACAAACCTTCTCCTGCCATGACGTAGCTCGTGATCGATTCTGACCGCGTTCCCTCCTGGAGAAGCAGAATAAAGCGTTGGTTAATATTCAGCAATTACTTTATCAGTTGCAggtaaatattgaatattaaaaatgcataacgttgttgtttttcctcctgcaaATAATCTTTACATGACCTTCTTTTCCCACTTGATATTGAGCTAAATCACTAAACGTATCTGGTCACATGACTTGGATTTGAAGCGTTTTGCTTTTTGTCGAATTTAATTCCACATCCCGTGCTCCGGTAAAAAAAACGTAAGGTGAAACACACGGGGAGGTTTTCGGTGCCGTGAACCGTGTCCTCACCACATCTCCCTGAATCTTCACCCTGACTTGGTGAGCTCGCCTCTTCGCACTCTCGATCCGCTCCTCCAGCGACGGCGAGGGGTTCCTCGAGTGCTCCTCCATCAATTCCTGTAAAAAATGGTTTGGGTTTGGTTTATCAGCAGCAGAACATCAGTGTATTATCATGTAAGACATTATGGATTTTGCTGCGTGAAAATACTTTGATttccttctgttcttttttacaGAGAGAACGAAGAGGAGTTTCATTTCCTGGAACAGCTCGTGTGTTACCTGCAGTTCAGCTTCTTCCTGCTCCAGCATTTTCCTGAGTATCTGAGAGGCATGTTTTTGTACTTCTGGgtcctgaaaaaaacccatattattttgattattattattatttagctCAACATTATCATTGCTCAGTGCTGATGCATGCTCTTTGTAACTGACAAGTTTCACTCGCCTGTAGTGGTTTGGGTCCAGTGATTCTTTGGGATGAGTTGCTGCTCAGTCCAGAGGGCAGgggcggaggtggaggaggcggagcctccCCAGCCAGAGACGTTCTTTGATTGGGTGTGAGGTCGGTGGGGAGGGGCTCCAAGGGCAAAGAGGCAGCTGACGGGGGAGGCCCCTGTAGTGTCAGAGCTACATACGTTCCAGCTGAAGGTAAATAAAACAAGATACAAACATACAAAGCAAATTTaattagagttttttttttaacagcagttACAACAGAACATGACTCTTCTTCCAAGACTCACATTTGATGAGCTTCACCACCTCCTGATGGGACATGGAGGACACCAACGCGCCGTTCACCTGAGAGAGACAGGGCGGTAGAAATCAGCAACAGAGAACactaaaaaaacaggaagaagccAACGACGGTCACGTTCAGTCACGGGAGAGTAGTAAAGACCTTTATAATGCGGTCGCCTTCCTGGACTCCGGCCTTGACTGCTGCTCCACCTGCGAGGACGAGCGACGGCAGaatgaaaaattacaaacagtAACCGACTCATTTATCACATCTATTTTAAAAACACTCTCCGAAATAAGTCATAGCATGTATGAAATGTGTAGttgaagtagtagtagtagtgtaaTTACAGGGGCAGTGGGCGAtgtttggagaaagattgattgttggtgatttttttgactgcactggtgtGGGAGACAgacgcactaaccacgaggTCAAACCCCGGAGCCTTGGCGTCTGTCGCTAGCgcgtctcttaacgtgtctcACCTGGTCGGACGTTCTGCACGAGCTTGACTCTC
This region of Scophthalmus maximus strain ysfricsl-2021 chromosome 12, ASM2237912v1, whole genome shotgun sequence genomic DNA includes:
- the arhgef11 gene encoding rho guanine nucleotide exchange factor 11 isoform X5 — protein: MSLRQPTSTLDSPFAAWLSSLTIGDSERKSSATQQREPTPDVPTEITGPGLIQRCVVVQKDQLGFGFTVCGERVKLVQNVRPGGAAVKAGVQEGDRIIKVNGALVSSMSHQEVVKLIKSGTYVALTLQGPPPSAASLPLEPLPTDLTPNQRTSLAGEAPPPPPPPLPSGLSSNSSQRITGPKPLQDPEVQKHASQILRKMLEQEEAELQELMEEHSRNPSPSLEERIESAKRRAHQVRVKIQGDVEGTRSESITSYVMAGEGRLSVDSGEGDVEAFESPHSSPSSSFRTTPLHRRQNSDTHTLPDSGGKAQIIGPEEEDEDNDGYAFNEMDGPFQDIELLKSRPAHMTVFMRYVFTQLLDPNPLLFYLSVEAYLGSSTKDARALAPQICSHFLDPDAPLKIKVREEYLTDIESRLHAQEDIRGPLSELQQQVLPDIQDQIQDYRNKQMMGLGSLFGEGDLQHLDGDPVKERQVVDRQVTALWEILSKHEEDRSSPLASAVLLYLRHSGIKLRDSKVFPGLSTEKEKWLAFLKTKKLSGTRKEKDGEDKKRNPILKYIGKPRTTSQSIRPGSVRNMIQQFENHTETTGEEGGDAAADPQRLSSSSLGEDSMDSSPTVSVRLARSESLKAQGEGRRRGAAASGTESVPRSRSDVDMEDCGEEREGPGLRPLQHSASSSASSSSARSLENPTPPYTPRSRRRSVDSTLALLPDAAALEDDVSDGQNWQDTVSPQLLATLSPREVDRQAVIYELFTTEASHLRTLRVLDQVFFQKMRSVLNSDELACIFPNLPQVYELHASLCEAMKRRRETPIVQDIGDVMLARFEGAAGDEFQEQASQLCSQQSQAVELIKNKKRKDPRFAHIIQECEASPHCRRLQLKDLMVSEMQRLTKYPLLLDNIIKHTEAGSSDLPSLQRAQVCCRGILQVVNEVVGETEQRQRLSQYQRRLDAAPQFKSLDLTTKRMIHEGPLTWKVSKDKQIEIQALLLSDCLVLLQRGPDDRLQLRYPSRWLGGGGGGSGDSKTSFSPVVKLDSLLVRSVATDNKALYVISTAEWQIYELVAGTSSEKNTWKDLLEKTVPSADGSSPLTNHGSNPIPSPSVRSSSPVSTGSNVYTDTSMAEQSDSTEAHSSSNDTGLSDSASADQSGALVCGERQAVCVAEAALQDVETLRRLILRDFEEDGWSHDSDDTPTNETANEGSSLTDRQRPESMETVLSFGTNDWEADAEEEAAPLDAEQPGVQVVRKAVVAGPPPPPPSSSSVPDDVALPSDQSPKPRGNTFYLVMPTEQGESVADDDLTDPPTPTATHFPQPLEEMMSPRTQQEETPVCESEATRLEREEEEMGQSQAGHQSHVIKNVDEIFHTIEGLTSKLRQLKDIETAHHELLKTITEPPVSQESGDQQCHSATVSRTPSLDRGSGDGKEGCPAEPKILSTGF
- the arhgef11 gene encoding rho guanine nucleotide exchange factor 11 isoform X6, with product MSLRQPTSTLDSPFAAWLSSLTIGDSERKSSATQQREPTPDVPTEITGPGLIQRCVVVQKDQLGFGFTVCGERVKLVQNVRPGGAAVKAGVQEGDRIIKVNGALVSSMSHQEVVKLIKSGTYVALTLQGPPPSAASLPLEPLPTDLTPNQRTSLAGEAPPPPPPPLPSGLSSNSSQRITGPKPLQDPEVQKHASQILRKMLEQEEAELQELMEEHSRNPSPSLEERIESAKRRAHQVRVKIQGDVEGTRSESITSYVMAGEGRLSVDSGEGDVEAFESPHSSPSSSFRTTPLHRRQNSDTHTLPDSGGKAQIIGPEEEDEDNDGYAFNEMDGPFQDIELLKSRPAHMTVFMRYVFTQLLDPNPLLFYLSVEAYLGSSTKDARALAPQICSHFLDPDAPLKIKVREEYLTDIESRLHAQEDIRGPLSELQQQVLPDIQDQIQDYRNKQMMGLGSLFGEGDLQHLDGDPVKERQVVDRQVTALWEILSKHEEDRSSPLASAVLLYLRHSGIKLRDSKVFPGLSTEKEKWLAFLKTKKLSGTRKEKDGEDKKRNPILKYIGKPRTTSQSTFHVPLSPNEVRPGSVRNMIQQFENHTETTGEEGGDAAADPQRLSSSSLGEDSMDSSPTVSVRLARSESLKAQGEGRRRGAAASGTESVPRSRSDVDMEDCGEEREGPGLRPLQHSASSSASSSSARSLENPTPPYTPRSRRRSVDSTLALLPDAAALEDDVSDGQNWQDTVSPQLLATLSPREVDRQAVIYELFTTEASHLRTLRVLDQVFFQKMRSVLNSDELACIFPNLPQVYELHASLCEAMKRRRETPIVQDIGDVMLARFEGAAGDEFQEQASQLCSQQSQAVELIKNKKRKDPRFAHIIQECEASPHCRRLQLKDLMVSEMQRLTKYPLLLDNIIKHTEAGSSDLPSLQRAQVCCRGILQVVNEVVGETEQRQRLSQYQRRLDAAPQFKSLDLTTKRMIHEGPLTWKVSKDKQIEIQALLLSDCLVLLQRGPDDRLQLRYPSRWLGGGGGGSGDSKTSFSPVVKLDSLLVRSVATDNKALYVISTAEWQIYELVAGTSSEKNTWKDLLEKTVPSADGSSPLTNHGSNPIPSPSVRSSSPVSTGSNVYTDTSMAEQSDSTEAHSSSNDTGLSDSASADQSGALVCGERQAVCVAEAALQDVETLRRLILRDFEEDGWSHDSDDTPTNETANEGSSLTDRQRPESMETVLSFGTNDWEADAEEEAAPLDAEQPGVQVVRKGNTFYLVMPTEQGESVADDDLTDPPTPTATHFPQPLEEMMSPRTQQEETPVCESEATRLEREEEEMGQSQAGHQSHVIKNVDEIFHTIEGLTSKLRQLKDIETAHHELLKTITEPPVSQESGDQQCHSATVSRTPSLDRGSGDGKEGCPAEPKILSTGF